A window of Liolophura sinensis isolate JHLJ2023 chromosome 4, CUHK_Ljap_v2, whole genome shotgun sequence genomic DNA:
CTCGGCTCTGATGCGTCTGTAGCTCTTTCCTTGTTAACATGGTTACCATCCACCTTCTTAGCGCTATGAATCCGCACGCTGAATGGAAGGATTGCTTCCTGTTCAAGAGATTTGCGTTTTCTGGATTTTTGGAGGTTGCTGTGTTCTGCCTTCAAGCGCTGCAGTTCGATTTCCTTTTCCCTTGCCTCAAGAAGCGCGGATTTAAAGGCAAGCTCTGCTTCGCAGATGCGTAGCTGTGCATTTTTCTGCACTTTGAGCATTTCAATCTCCTTGTCCTTCGCCGCGAGTTCCAGAGACTTGAGGCGCAACTCGTCGGCATGAATTTTCTTCTGCTGTGCCAGAGATTCCACGCTACCCCCCTGATGGACCTCTTGGTAACTCAGCACACATAACTGTTGTTGTAGTCTGTTGATTTGAGCCTTGTTATCTTCTGTCTCTGTCTCTGAAAGTTTTACCCTTTTACTGAGCTCCAAgtttttctgttgctgttttgaCAGCATAATTTTCAGCTTGCATATCACTGAGCGTTCAGCAGCTAGTTTTTTGGTCAATTCTCGTGCCCGACTTTCATTGGCATTAGCTCGTTTTTCAGCCTCAAGCCATTTTTTCTCAATAACCTTGACCTTTGACACCAAGTCCTCAACTTGTCCACTGAGTTGTGATGATGTATCTCTATTTTTTGGCTGCAATGCAGACATGCAGTGCAATTAATAATCACTTAAATgtatcatatttaatatgtacaacaTGTGCTGTGAAATAGTGTTTCCATATACATCTTCCATATCTGCATCATACATGAACGTGTAAATGTCTAGTTCATATTGCTGACTCTAAACAAAATCTTTATATCCAGCTGACTCAGTAAACAAAATCATGCTGTCCAGCTGACTCTCTAAACAAAATCATGCTGTCCAGCTGACACGGTAAACAAAATCATGCTATCCAGCTGACTGTAAACAAAATTACACTGTCCAATTGACgctgtaaaaacaaaacttatgtCTAGTTGACCCTGCCAACAAAATAGTCATGTCCATTTGACTCTGTAAATAAAATCATGCTGTCCAGCTGACTCAGTAAACAAAATCATGCTGTCCAGCTGACTCTCTAAACAAAATCATGCTGTCCAGCTGACTCAGTAAACAAAATCATGCTATCCAGCTGACTGTAAACAAAATTACACTGTCCAGTTGACgctgtaaaaacaaaacttatgtCTAGTTGACACTGCCAACAAAATAGTCATGTCAAAAAAATCATACTGTCTGACTCTGTGAACAAAATCATACTGTCCAGCTGACGGTGTAAACAAGATCATACTGTCCAGTTGacagtgtaaaaacaaaacttatatCTAGTTGACACTGCCAACAAAATAGTCATGTCCACTTGACTCTGTAAACaaaattattgtcaccaatTGACTCACTAAATGAACATTATTGTCTCTAGTTGACTGTGGTTTACTTGGCATGAATttacacaggttgctggagcGTGTTTTTGCTAGTCCTCATGTCCATTTGAGAACGTGTACAAATTTAGCAACATGTAAGTGACATCTTGCAAAAGGATTCTGTTTGTTTATAGCAATAAATAGCCAGCTAAATGTAaacattgattttaattttatttatttcttctcatttttgggacaacttggtctgctcatttaatccagtatatatgtaattcttaAAGGAATAtcgagtttctttttttttctcacatggttagaccctctaatgaacaacatactcatatctttacttttccagaaggctggtaaagaaatgtaattttctaGTTTCAACACTGCttatatctgtcccaaatttgagaagaattaGCACAGATGTGTTTGATGTGCTACTACAAGACAGTACATTCATGTAATCATATATGCAGGATATTACAGTGAAGACTAGTGTCACCACAGGGATGTACATCGTAGGTGTACACAAGCCATCAGGATTATCATAGTGTTGTATGCTTTTGAGTGTCACGCagggattagtgtccagatttacctACTGGTCCTAATTACAAAGATTATAAGCTGTTTAAAGAGCATATTACTgagagggcttctgagaaatgTAATAATGACTTCAAATTCACTGAAAACAGTAGATATACTGCCCTAGCCAATCTGCCGCCGGCTGCCCGGTACAGCGGTGCAGGTGACATCCCAGATGGCGAACCCAGGTCTAGCTGTAAATTCATACCTATATTCGATGACAGTGACCAATACGTTATTTTCCGATCAGTCTATGCCTTTATGGGGGCATATAATTGCATACAAGAtacagtgtaaatacatgtatgatgtgaacGTTGGAGATTTAGTATAGATCTGTCATTTTTCAGTTCAGTaaatagtattttataactaATGTGTGCAGAAGCCATTGTGGAAATACAGCTGTATTCTTCTCGTCAGTTTCAGCTGTAAAAACAACGAGAGCAGATACGGCTGTTTTGGgtgggtacaaaatccttctGTCATATGCAGTAAGTCCACGCCTTCTTGGGAggccaaatcgtctggaaacttgaaaacaCTCCAGGGTTCTTTGACCCTCTGTCTTTACAATCATATGCGGAAcggcaaaccatttcgtggggAAATACGATTTGCTTATTGTCATtcttgtagcttttttaacactgaactagaTGGTGAACCACTGACAGCTGGTAATGGTTGGATTTGCATGATATAATTCGGCAGAGGGTACCGAGTTTTGGCAGAAAAAATGCGTAAAAGCAGCTTCGTCATTTAgtgattttaatgaaatgttaatCAGATTAATGCTccttttccaatattttttttttacactcaactTATTAATATATACAGGAGTAGCTAATTAGGAGTAATCATGTGATCATGAAAGTGTTGCAAATTTACATTCTTAACAAGTGACTCAGCCAGCAGCCCTACAGTCAGGTACGTGTACCTGTACAGCTATAGTTGACTTACATTGGCCAGTGGTTTGTCTACCACTGCCTCTTCTTCTGTGTCTGAGGGGCAGGTGACATCATCAAGGTCACGCGAGACAACAGAACTGTTAATGTCAACAGAAAAGTGAAAGATAAACATAATGAGATACTCAGTACAGTTACTCATAATGAGGTGGTAACCTACATTTCTGTTACTGTCAAACACTAAAGTGAGACATCAACCTACAGTGCTGTTACAGTCACACATTATAGTGAGACTTCAACCCACAGTGCTGTTACTGTCAAACATTATAGTGAGACATCAACCCACAGTGCTGTTACTGTTAAACACTATAGTGAGACATCAGCCCACAGTGCTGTTACTGTCAAGCATTATAGTGAGACATCAACCCACAGTGCTGTTACAGTCACACATTATAGTGAGACTTCAACCCACAGTGCTCTTACTGTCAAACATTATAGTGAGACATCAACCCACAGTGCTGTTACTGTTAAACACTATAGTGAGACATCAGCCCACAGTGCTGTTACtgtcaagcattatggtgagacatCAACCCACAGTGCTGTTACTGTCAAACATTATACTGAGACATCAACCCACAGTGCTGTTACTTTCAAATATAATACTGAGACATTAACCCACAGTGCGTTACTGTCAAACATAATACTGAGACATTAACCCACAGTACGTTACTGTCAAACATAATACTGAGACATTAACCCACAGTGCTGTTACTTTCAAACATAATACTGAGACATTAACCCACAGTGCGTTACTGTCAAACATAATACTGAGACATTAACCCACAGTGCTGTTACAGtcaaacataatactgacacatTAACCCACAGTGTGTTACTGTCAAACATAATACTGAGACATTAACCCACAGTGCTGTTACAGTCAAACATAATACTGAGACATTAACCCACAGTGCAGTTACTGTCAAACATAATACTGAGACATTAACCCACAGTATGTTACAGTCAAACATAATCCTGAGTCATTAACCCACAGTGCTGTTACTGTCAAACATAATACTGAGACATTAACCCACAGTGCTGTTGCTGTCAAACATAATACTGAGACATTAACCCACAGTGCGTTACTGTTAAACATAATACTGAGACATTAACCCACAGTGCTGTTACTGTCAAACATAATACTGAGACATTAACCCACAGTGCATTACTGTCAAACATAATACTGAGACATTAACCCACAGTGCTGTTACTGTCAAACATAATACTGAGACATTAACCCACACTGGTGGTGTAGAAGTGATCTATCTGCATCATACATGTCCTTAAGCTGTTTTCCCTCAATGTATGAGTGAGAGAGATAAAACAGTGAGGGCCGGCAGCATGGTTGTGACACttcatacgtgtacatggaAGTTGGagactgtgagtgacatgtagATATCATTACATCATAAGTGGCATACAGCCATGattctccggccgtatgtggaatggtcttgcagcaacctgcggatggtcatccccccaccccccccacccctcccccgggctctgctcggtttcctcccaccataatgctggccgccggcgtataagtgaaatattctctagtacaacgtaaaacaccaatcaaataaattaataaataaataccgccATTACTCACAAGCAtgtaaaggtggagaaaacataaaatgacactaagttcagatgaaagagtttgaaGAGTTAGTCGTACACGTCACCTgtagtattttttctttttaataagcAAAAGGCATATACGAAAATGTTTTAGGGTATTTTGGATCATTTCTTGGTATATAATATCTTTGTAATGTTCCAAATGAAGATGTAACAAATGttgaatattatttatatttgtgttataaatTTGACTTTTCAGCGAAGAGATGTGTTGAGCTTGAGTTttaatcattttcatatttttaattttttgtatagagaaaaaagaaaaaaaaggaaaatactattaaaaacaacatttgcCAACAACTTTTCGTGCTCTTTCATTCaatatttgcatcatttttatgctttcttctcctttaatccAGCTCCCACTGCTGTCATTCTTGACAATAGCCCAGTAAAAAACACTCAGATAATTAAATCGCTCTTATTTCACGTACCTCTGATTTGGTCTGATGTCTTCTTTGCATAAGTCAAGAAAGTCCTGCCAGCttatttttgattggttaatttGCTTGAGAAGCTCAACTCTTCTCGGGAGAGGCACTGAGTTGATGATTTTGAACTGTGTTTGCTTCAGGGTGTCCTTCACTTGACCATTGATCTCTTTCCTCCTCCAAAGATTGAAGAGTTTGTCAACTTCTTTCCAGACCTCTCTTGGGCATCTTGCCGTTTTCATGTCATGCTTGTAGCAGTCGTTAAGTTTACGTGTGTCCTGGAGAAATAGACAGCGAAAATGTGATAGTCAAAAAGTGAATTAATCTGACCAGTCAgaacagtcagtcagtcagtcagtcattggATCACACTCTTGTTATTCATATTATCATTTAATGGTCTCTGATGTTCCTGGTTTTTGtgtgaacatttaaatattattgaaataaattttaaaataaatatcagagCAGTTATAGAAATTACCAAAGCATCTAAGCCAATCAAACGCGAAATGGCCTCTTTCCACTGTCTAAGTTGATATGGAGCAAGCTCGGGGGTTTCTGATGTCTGAGGAATTTTGGCGATTTCATAGAGCTTGGACCGAAAAAGACGGACACAGTTTTCGAACGGAGGTCGTTTCAGATGAAAGTGTACTCCTGAGTTAATGGTGTCTGTTTCGCCTGAATCCATGGTAACAAAGGCTGATGGAAACAGGCCAGTGGGTGTGACCACCACAGATGTTGTCTGCAAATCTTCCCGTTTCTGCCCTATGTCAGGCGAGGTTTGCTTGGGGATGatggttgttttcttttcctcacTCCCAGCCCTGGGCGAGTCTAGGCATATGATTAAGGGCCCATAGGATTGATTCCTGCCCTTCTCCATGGCTATAGCCGAATTCTTACACCTTTCTGAGATTGTGATTTTTCGACCAGTGAAGATGTCTCTTGCTTTATGAGATGACTAGGAGATACATCTGGTCAGGCACTGCAACAAATAAAACCATGCTAAAATTTAATTCAAGTTTTACATTAGAAATTGAGAATTTTCAGCTGatcattttcagaaatttccaaTGTGTCTAACCTTTGACCAAAACTAATTGTCTTACCAATGGAGGTCAGCCAGTAGAAGAAGTGTCAGCTAATTTGATGGAAAAGATTCTCCTCTATGGTGTTTCACGTACATTGGTCAGCTTAATGAGTGGacaaaaccactgacctctggcaagtAAACGACACTGACACTATATAACGACATATATGAGTACTATATTACAAGGAGTACCCCATTCTAGAGCCTCATCCTACCCTTAGCAGTCACATTCCCCCCATAGGGAATTTCTCAAAGGCAAGACTACAAAGAAAAGCACAAATGATTGTACATATAAAGCAAAAATGCTTTGAAGAAAACAGCACATTGTATTGTGACAATGCATATTTAAGGGTCAAGCCAAAAGACACATGCGATGTCTATGAATACCACCCTCTTGAGCCTCATCTCCACTGATCAGCAGACATTTCCCAACAGGGAAATTCTCAAGGCTCAAGCCAGCTAAACACAGAGACTCCCTTTAATAGTTCGTTGGGTGTGTTACATATACAGCCTCAGTGTTtaactagatgtacatgtgtgtacagtgtgGGCTTACTGgttaatgtatgtgtattgaAACAGCCTGCAGATCATGTTACAGCGCAACATTACACAGTCTacactttacatacatgttgtagTATGTACTACATTATCAGGTGGGGACACATTggacataatacatgtatacaaaaagaTCGCAGAGCAGACTAAATCAGTACAGGTGAAGATATCATTGTAGACCTGATGcaagttttatatatttgtgaacTCACAtacacttaatacatgtactgacaagTAGCCACCTGGTACTGATTAGTCTAGTGGATTATTTAAATGTAGGCCActcaaactgtacatgtatacataggctTCAGGCCGTACAGCTGTTTAACAGTCTCAGTGTTTACTGGTTTTGTTTCTCTATTCCCAACTGAATATCCCTTTGTTTTTACACCTATTATCTCACCTGTTATCTTGCTTGATTGTCTGTTGATTGTCACATTTCACTTCATAGTAAGGTTTCCTAATGACTCGGAATCACATGTGCTAGGTGTTCACCTTGTGGGGGATTTTTCCCAGCCTTTGTGGAAAGTTCCTGGCTGGTGACCTACTTCCACTTAGGCTGTTCTGGCTGATCTGTCAGCTGTTCTCACTCCCCTGTAAGCTTTTCTCCCCAACATGTGCTGGATGTGTAGGGCTATTTGGGTATAATTTAGAACATAACGCActgtattttctgacaaatcTGTGATGCGTTATTAGAATAGTCATTTTATAAACCGTGAGATTcaaattatacatatgtatatctataggctcaaaacttattttattttgaaaaagtgGAGAAAAAGACACTAATTTTCGGTCTGTGTTGTATTGTGGAAATAGTTTGCAATTAATATAATTCAAATGACTACGGGTCTCTGTGGCTCATttagctagcgcagcgtaatgacccaggagccactcaccaatgcagtccctgtgagttaaagtccagctcatgctggctttccttttcggccctatgtgggaaggtctgtcagcaacctgcggatggtcatgggttttccccgggctctacttggtttcctcccaccataatgtcgtagaagtgaaatattcttgaatggcgtaaaacaccaaatacataaataaataaatcaatccaatGATTACACCACATTAAAATTGCAGTAAACAACACGATGTCCCGTACACGACTATTAGTGCAGTGTAAGGATCTGTATGATTTCATCTGACTTCACGAACTTGATCTCCATCATGGgagtgaaatattgtggatTACTGTCTGGATGAAAatgccaaacaaataaaatatcgTTTCAGGTAATAATTTCTGAAAGATTTCTGCAATCTAATGATCACATGTTAATTGCAAATGATTTTCTCCTTTTCTGATAGTGACCTGCGAATGGTGAATCAACAGTTAAAGGATTTTGAGAGGCAGTTGGCTAATCAGCTGTTAAAAGAGAAACAAAGAGAATCGGTGAATCAGCAATCAAAAGAATCGGCTGTACTGACTTCCTCAGACCAGGAGACCCACATGGAAGGTAGTTACATAATTGACATCTGTTCACCCataatgcagtttttttttgtgtttttcagatgATGGACAtgaatgtttgtctgtcagttaaagtatcagttttaatcatattgTAACCAATGGAAAAAAATTGAAGCTTGATTGTTTAAAAATGATAACTTTAATATTATAAAGGAATTTAACTAGGTGGTGCTTCCAgtagtatggtgtgcatatctgtttgTCACAAGTTGCAGAATTCATCaggaacttgccaaaggtcagagGTTTATGCCCGGCAAGTCAGTTTCCTACTCTTATGAACTTGACCGCCGGTAAACCAGAAACTCTTGAGCGTGGCATTAAAtaccacacaaataaataaatgagtagaTTTCATACTGACATAGAGTAAGTGAGCTTACACTGCTTTGCAAATGACTGAGGTGCATTCCATAAATTTGCATGACCACTATCATACTGATAAGAaattcatgaaaacaacactcaacatcaatcaaattcaATGCTtgcaaatattaaaaatatgaagaGAAACTAAATTCAACTtcacacacaaatgaaatacatgtaattgttgttttgtttttttttgtttttttgtttttttcttcttttagtGCTAGAATGGACGCAGAATAAAGTGAAGACACTAGAGCAGGCGCTGCATGAAGAGCAATGTCGCTCAGACGACCTTCAAGCAGAGCTGCGGCAATGTCAGCGCGACCTTGACCAGTacaaaacagacagacaaaaattGCTGGTGGCTATAGCAGAAAAGGTGAATCACTTTTGATAAGAGCTTTATCCTGATGGTTTGGTTTAATTCTGATTATTGTCATGGTTATGGTTTTTGcagacatttatttgtctgtgagTCAGAAACTTTACAGAAAAATTTATGGACAGCTTAGGATGAAATTTTGAGCACTGTCAGTGTCACCATTTAAGTTTGGTTGTGatccacatgtacatagtgctagccgtcgtatgagtgaaatatatttgaatacggcgtaaaacaccaatcaaaaataaataaatcattcgcTACACCACACAAGGTGCTGGCTAATTTGTTACCTTGGATACAGATTTTGTACATCTAGATTCCTCCACTCTATCCAtttgcacagttggtagagcacctgcttcaggagcggtagatccagggtcaatcctgggtcgagtcacacctaagactttaaaataggaagttgcagcttctaagactttaaaagaggaaggttTGCCAGTGACTTACCCAAAATCAGTGATTTATTCCAGGTACTCTGGTTTACTCCTCTCTTGAAAAATAATGTGATGTTGCACTCAACTAATCAGTTTGTTTGTAATGTGACAAACTGGCTGTggtaaatgaatttattttctaatactttttcattCAGATCGATGCAGACAAGTTTTGGTTGTTATTGACTTAAATTTCTAACTGTGCTTTATTCTTCTTGAATTCTCAGGATGCAGACAAGCTTTGCATGAGATGGGTTATAGACTGGCCATGGtacaaattatttaaaacaattttaatgtgatgcTGTTTAGGCAAATTTTGCTTGTTATTGACTTAAATTTCTAACTTGGCTTTATTCTGCTCGAATTCTCAGGATGCTGACAAGCTTCGTGCTAGACAGGAGAACCAGCAAGAAGTGAACCATCTCCACGCAGAGTTACAGATGCAGCAGAAGCAGTGTGAGACATACA
This region includes:
- the LOC135464832 gene encoding uncharacterized protein LOC135464832 encodes the protein MKTARCPREVWKEVDKLFNLWRRKEINGQVKDTLKQTQFKIINSVPLPRRVELLKQINQSKISWQDFLDLCKEDIRPNQSSVVSRDLDDVTCPSDTEEEAVVDKPLANPKNRDTSSQLSGQVEDLVSKVKVIEKKWLEAEKRANANESRARELTKKLAAERSVICKLKIMLSKQQQKNLELSKRVKLSETETEDNKAQINRLQQQLCVLSYQEVHQGGSVESLAQQKKIHADELRLKSLELAAKDKEIEMLKVQKNAQLRICEAELAFKSALLEAREKEIELQRLKAEHSNLQKSRKRKSLEQEAILPFSVRIHSAKKVDGNHVNKERATDASEPSQRGNKSHDADGTQMNQLGDIDCTVNSATTEFWETMIEDTEMSTCPSPYPVSVKRIKAEPQE